The Sesamum indicum cultivar Zhongzhi No. 13 linkage group LG6, S_indicum_v1.0, whole genome shotgun sequence genomic interval AATAATATGAGCACACTTTTGCTTTTTTAGTTTTGATGTTCCAGAGGCATACTAAGCTATTCGATGCATTAAAACCAGGTAATAGAAGCCATCTTGATCATTCTCCATGCGGGAATATTACATCTTATGTGATGCCTACGAGCCTAATACTGTCCTACGTAATACGTGCATTAACACAACAACTTGCTACAATCATAGTAATTGGAATATGTTTCATTCCTCCAACAGCCTCTCCTTTTACCTAAGCACATAATTCCCCCCCTCCAACATAAGATGTAAAGAGTTATGCGTATGTTTGAGGATGcccaattttgtttattataatttataggtCTATCTTGACATAAGCAACTATTCATGCATATTATTCGGTTCCTCTGTGATGCTAATCAGACATAAGTACGTAAAAGATCCTAATACTGACCAACCAAATTGTATTGTTTGAATCAGAAGGAAATGAATGTTAAAAATGGTATTTACTTTCACACAGATTGAGAATAACGAGCGAGTGAAGAAAATGGCCCGTGTATTAGTATGTATAATACGCGTCTAACACGCATTAAAATGGATTAACCACAGCTTCATAATAATACATTCTCTTCACCTTGTGGTAGAATTGGATGCCTGCGAGAGTCAAAAATCATTGGAGTTCTGTCAAATTACCAAGGTTCTTGATTCTGTTGTGTGTTTATGGAGTGGTGAAGATGCATGAGGACCAGGACCACTCATGTACACCTCAAGGATCCTGTTCCTGTACCACACCTATGAGTTCCAAGTGTTCAAGTAGCACTTTTTCCTGTATTTTTCTTGTGGGCTTCCACAATATCTGGACACTTTTATAACTCTTCCAACCATGTTTTGATCTTTGGTTTTCCAAATGAATTAAACCAGGGCTAAGTACATCCACATCCCCTAATTTATGGTCTATTCTACAAaatcattcataatttttaaaaaattgcatatacaCCATCCAAAAATGtcaacattatttacataaaccaCCCAtactttttagaaaattatacgTACACCCCAAAGGCCAGCATTATTGCACAAAATATCCTTATCCTTTTGCTGGGattcatgatttttataattacataaagatAGGAATGGGTTGTGTGAATAATCAATTActggtaaaaatttatttgataacaAATTATCAGGCAGCGTTTGTAGTCCAACGGTTAGGATAATTGCCTTCCAAGCAATAGACCCGGGTTCGACTCCCGGCAAACGCAAATgtcttttgcttttattttaattttgtttaactttttattgacACTAATTTCCAGTAAATAATTTCTACTCGTGACCTCCGTTCTGCGACGACAGTTTGACTTGGCAGTCAAAACAGTATGGGTAACAACGGCAGCACCTCCGACGGGCCCCCATCTTCACGCCGTCCCTTCACCGGCGGAACAGGCCGAGTCCTTGGCCGCCCCATGTCTGACGTCCACTCCGCCTACACTTTCGGCCGAGAACTCGGCCGTGGTCAGTTCGGCGTCACCCACCTCGTTACGCACCGCGTTACTTGCCAGACTTTTGCTTGCAAATCAATAGCCACGCGGAAACTCGTAATCCTAGACGACGTCCGTCGCGAGGTGCAGATCATGCATCACCTCGCAGGCCACCGGAACATAGTGGAGTTGAAGGAAGTGTTTGAGGATAGAAATTATGTGCATTTGGTGATGGAGTTGTGCGCCGGCGGCGAGCTTTTTGATAGGATTATAGCAAAGGGGCATTATTCGGAGCGAGCGGCGGCGGGGCTGTGTCGGCAGATTGTGACGCTGGTGCATACGTGCCATTCCATGGGGGTTATGCATAGGGATTTGAAGCCTGagaatttcttgttttggaGTACGGATGAGGATTCGCCACTCAAGGCTACTGATTTTGGGTTGTCAGTTTTTTTCAAGCCTGGTGAGAAtttaggattaaaattgctaGTTCAGATTTGTATGGTTATATTTCGTGGAATTGATGTCAAAGGGATTTAATGAACTTTTAATAGTTTGGGATGCCTTATCATTTCAAGAGTATGAGAAATGGTGGATTTGGAACTTCATTTACTTAAGTTTCAGGATTCAAATGGTTCTTTGTTCTTGTATTCCATAAAATGCCtataagaatttttgttgGTCTTTTGTATCAGTTACATGTAATTTACGGAGATGTTAATTGAGATTATGAGATTGTTATAAATGAGATTATGTGAAAACTGGACATGCTAAAAACATGGTTCGACAGAGATTGCTGATACTTTGTATGAAAGCGCTGCTAAGAAAAGGGGCAATGCGCCATGTTTTGTGCCATGGATGAGAAGTTCAGCATTACAATGTATGCAAGTAGTGTTTCTAACAGTTTTCACAACCAAAATGTTGATGATAATATCTGTCTGTACTCTGAAACCCCATCCATCATTCTTttatgtgcatgtgtgtgtttgtggttCTGTTCACACCTTTACACTGAGAACTGCTCTGCTTTATGGTATATCTCAGGGACAAAGTAGCTTTGTCTAGTTCTTTTGACAAAATGCTATTGATCTATACCCATAGATGATATATTATTGCAGGAGATGTATTCAGAGATCTTGTTGGTAGTGCATACTATGTGGCTCCAGAAGTGTTGCGTCGAGAATATGGTGCTGAAGCTGATATTTGGAGTGCTGGAGTGAtgctatatattttactcAGTGGCTTCCCGCCCTTCCGAGGAGGTAAGTCTTGATCTATGATAACAAAAGATAGCCCTACCCAAGGGGGAAAAGGGGCTTAGGAAGGAGCCATTATTTTAACCTTAGGTTGTGAGTACACTTCTTAGTTTCTGCTTACTTTGTACAGTTgcttaatgaaatatttaggCTCAATAAATGTATGCTTtatctgtttcttttttcaatatttgcaCATGGCACCTGGAGGTGCTTGATTAATCAATGGAAGGTGAAATGAGTCCGCCTAGGATCTCATAACCAAATTATGATATGTCGatgatcttttctttttatttatttccagCAAATGAGCGGGGCATTTTTCTTGCGGTTTTGCGGGGACATCTCAATTTCGCATCTGATCCTTGGCCATCAATTTCAAGCAGCGCGAAAGATCTTGTGAAGAAGATGCTCCACACTGACCCTAAAGAACGGCCTACTGCTGTTGAAGTCTTAAGTAAGTTTCTGCTCTTCATTAAATCAGAATACCTATAAGATATTTGAGCACGTAAAACCAGTATGACCCTGCACTCTACAATACGTGACCTGGGTCGCccagaatattttatttcttgatcaCACAAGTGTTTATCTTGTGTCCTCTTTCAAATATGAGCGATCAGCTGTCATGGAGCTATGTCTATTCATGGAGATTACATGAATGTAACTTATCTTTGCAGTGCAATAAACACAAATAAAgttatcttatttatttattggtttttcttttttatggtaTCACTATCAATACGGTTCAGTATCAGTACTTATACAATGAACCCAACCTTTGGATTCTCAGATCATCCATGGATGAGAGAGGATGGCGATGCATCTGACAAGCCCCTTGACGTTGCTGTCTTGACTAGAATGAAGCAATTCGTTGCAGTGAACAAGTTCAAACAAGTCGCTCTTAAGGTCAGACATATGCCTCAATTTGCGTTTCTGGcttataatgaattttaaatgtcTGTGTTGTTTCTAGGTGATTGCCGAGAATCTGTCTGAAGAAGAAATCATAGGCTTGAAGGAGATGTTTAAATCCCTCGATACAGATAATAGTGGAACAATTACTTACGAAGAATTAAAAACTGCTCTGCCCAAGCTGGGTACGAAGTTTTCCGAATCAGTAGTCAGGCAGTTAATCGAAGCGGTACCATCTCTAATTCCTTTCAGAAATAAAAACTCTTGTATTTTAGTTCAGTTATTGTTTCCAGATCATTGTATTGCTTGGATaagtttataagctttttaaaTGTCCTATAAGATGCATAAGAGCTTCTAAGTTGTAGTAGACTATATTGGCATTGGGTTGTTATTCCAGGCTGATGTAGATGGAAATGGAACGATAGATTACATTGAATTTATAACAGCTACAATGAACATGAGCCGAGTGGAGAGAGAAGACCGACTAGACAAAGCATTTGAATATTTCGACAAGGATAAGAGCGGGTACAACTTGGTTCTCGTGAATTTTTCTGCCAATTATATTGGATATTATCGGCTGCTTTCTGATCCTGGCATGTGATTTAGGTACATCACCATGGAAGAATTGGAGCATGCATTGAATGAATACAACATGGGTGATGCTAAAACAATGAAGGAAATCCTTGCCGAAGTAGATACTGACCATGTAcacctctttttccttctttctttggCCAGAATTTCTGGTCATCTTTATGCAAAATGACTTGCTGTGGCCCGAGCATACActaaaaccaaaattttaattagaaagaaacagcaaaaagaacttttctcttttgatttcttttttgctaTATAAGTTATTCCAGATGTTATGACCATCCTCATCTACTCAGGCCAAAAAACTGCTGTTAGACTTTCCTTAATCCACCTATAGATGATTTTGTTTGGACAATTCTGTTTTGTTTGCCTATAGCATATTGTTTTCCAGTAACTTCATGGTCCTCCgttattttagtattattagATTTCTTTAGAAAGAAGTTAACACGAGAAGGGCCTTCTCTATGAGATGCTCACTCATGGGAGCTGACCTTGTAGAGAATTCTAATATACTGCTCATTAGTATATCATGCGTTGTTATGTTCAATGGCAGGATGGGAAGATAAATTATGACGAGTTTGTTGCAATGATGAGGAAAGGCAACCCAGACTTGGGCCATGAATGAAGCGcaaaattagatataaaatGTGATTCCGATGATCCAACAGTACACATCTTTCCATGAGCTTTGTATTCTTTAGCTCTGTAGTCATGCAATGCTCGTGCAACAGATCATTTCAATTCCATTTTAGGTACCCAAAGCGCCAaactttccttttcttgtccGTATCTGTCTCAGTTGAGATTGGCCTATAGTTTACTTGCAAATGACTTGTTAGGATTAAACTGTGTTGTAGTGCAGTTGTACTGTTTAGATGCTAGGATATGCAACTAATACAAGTCAATAGTTCCTAAATTATGCACATCTAATACAATTGATGCTTTTCACTAGATGTGACTTAATGCTGGTATTGTCAAGGATGATTAAAAGGTAATGTTGCTGCAAGAACATGCTTGTTGTTTATTTGTACTTTGTGCAGGTGACTCCATATGGGAGAGTTTGCTCATGAGCAAAATATACACTTACTATATACAACCAATTAACAGAGTTTAACACATTTTCTGCTACTGGGACGACAAAGAATGCTACGGCAACCGTACATTACAACAGTGCTGAAGCCAACAAACAAGGCAACAGACGAGTAAACAACCAGACGGCGTTTCCACCTTTTTGCCAAGCCTGCCTTCGGTCGAACAATCTCACTCCCTTGATGGGTCAAGGGAGACCCTGGCAAAACTTGACCGAGTTGGTCTCTTGTAATTTGATACATTTTCATGAATGCGATGTCTGATAAATTCTGATCAAGTTCTTCTCTTGATTTCAGAACCTTTGACATGGTGGCAAGAAAGCTTAGCAAGTTTGTGATGGCTGCTACAAGAGAAAGAGTGAAGGGAATCCACCAGTCGTGGCAGCTTGTGGAGGAGGTGATGGTGATGGAGGCAAGGATGACAGCttgaaatatgaaatacaAGTTGACATTCTGGACAGCTTTTGTTTCCAGGTTCCTTATTCTCTGCTCCTGTTTCTTGTTGGTTTGGTCAAGTTTGTCTATCTCTCTCTGAATTCGATCCTCAGAGCTGCTATTCCCTTGACTTTGATTCATCTTAATACTCGTCTCtctcaaacaaacaaacaaacagacacacacatacacacagaGGGAATGAAGGTGATTgcgtttttgtattttaaggaAGCCTACCCGAACTTGTGACGTGCACGTATTGTCCATTAActtatttctatgaatttgtCTCAAGTCAATGGCTAACCTGTGTTGTGCTTACCTAGAAACGATGATTAAGAGGAATGATTGTACAAAGACAACCCACCAAAAccattaaacaaaaacaaaacttgaTGCTCTCATATGAAACTTTAAACAAGTTGAAGTTGACAAAGCCAAGCCGGCCCTTCATGTTCATGctcctttaaattaatcagCTTTCATTGCAACTCCCAAAACAGAGAGAGCAGCCTAATAGAAACCCAGTGTTTGAAACTGTCCTTGGATAATATAAGCTGATGACTTTGCTCTTACTTGGCGTTTCATAAATGAGACACATTCTTGCTGGTGTCGGGATAAGCTTATAACTCCATTCATCTTATagtatattttcaaaagatcttatttataaaataagttgttCAAATGTTTTGATAGAACAAGATTccagagcttataagatgttagtaacgacaaatttgtaattaatttaaaagaaatttgtgtaaatcttaaaaataaaatagcgaCTCCttacctttttttctttttttttcaaaaacctTATAAATAAAGGTAGTCGTTATGATTTGTTTTGCATCTTATTGGGAAGGGAATTCTTACTTAAATTAGGTTTGGCTGAACAAAACAAATCATAAAACAAGTGTGATATATTCACTATGTGATTGatctttttttgaattgtacaatatttatatgataagtatattatacagattatataattagtttaggttcaatcaaatttaatttgaatcaaaaaaaaattgaattagaatttttttctgGGACTATAGCAACCAATTCGTCTATGATTTAAGTCAAACTAGTAAGAAATCTTAAAAATAGGCTATCTCCTTCTTAGAGTTGGGACCTTTTTCTCACCTTGCCCAAGCCCTAATCTTGGGCCTTGTACGACTATCACATAAACTGAGCCCAAACCAACTTGTCACACGCCACGTAATCTGGCCCTATCAAGACATTGTCCGTATGCATAAGAGTTTGTTTGGATAAGGTATAAACGAATCCTATCATCTAAAGACCACGTTTATCAGGAGATATAGGATTGCAGGGCCTATGATCGGACTTGGATTGAGCTGAATTTGTGGGGACATGGAACCCAATGCCTATTGATGAAGGCCTCTATGCCAAGAAACAGAGATGCAAAAGTTGAGCTTGTTGAAACAACTCTATGCCAAGACCTCTCATTTCAAAGGAGCATCAAGGATGAGGTTAAAGTGGTATAAaactttaatttcaaaagtaattatgtagaattaaaatgataaatcaattaaaaaatacagtaaaacttctataaattaataatcttggtaccatgaaattttattaatttagagatatattaatttatcgataaattaatattttattaattaaaagagagactttttaaattcagcaaatttagtacacatgtattgaaaataagtgatgaattcatatatattttattgattatattcatgcatcaatcaattttttataactaattaaatatattcatgtataatatcaatttattgtatacaattaactattatattcatagatacatgtatcaattcattggaattacttaaatatacatgtttacatttatttttttgcacttaaataactattataaccaattaaatatattcatgcatgatgaatgaaacatatactacataaatctcaatatgataataaaataatttataacaccCAACTATGTCTTTTCATCTAAAAGTCAAAATCATttatgaatgatcaaatgcgtaaaacattacagacttcatattttagtaaattactataatatttataattgtaatatttatgaattattaatttaaagttttaatgggacctaatatttataaaagaatttttcaaaaaattattattttattatcttatcgaatttgatgattttttacaaaggcccaagttgggaccgaaaaattttattattttagaaagtttattaatatttagagATTTTACTGTAAAAACAAACAGTGTTAGGATAATTTactccaaaataaaataatccctaaaagtaaaaatttgtaataatgaTCTATAAAGACAAATACAAGttgcataataattatataagaaaaagcagaaaaatgaaaatacatcTCCTCTTCCCACCATAAAAATTTGGGAAGAAAGAATCCTCTCATCAACTTCAACACCACATAAGAGAATTCAGAAACAAATTGGGGATGAACTAGGGTTTTTCTGCTTTGAAAAATGCATCAAACCCATGATTTCAATCTGTTTATCTGTCCCGAAATTTAGGGCTTTTACTAGTCAGTCTCAGACTAATCTGATGCTGAGTTCAAATTGCATTCATTCTCTACCTCTGCGCCCTCACCTCTCAGCCTCAAGTCCTGGATTTAGCCCTTCGAGGTTTACCTCTAAATCGCCTTTTGCTCCTGCCTTGACCTTTCGGGTTCTCGAAACTCATCACAGGTTCTCAACCAAGGTAAGTAATTTCTGGAAATCTATAGGAATATATGACTACGTTTCTAGTTGCGTATGCTTGGGGTACTAGTCTTGGATTCATTGTTGTAGTCGAATCTAACAAGTAGCTGAGATAAGGATTTGGTTTTATTAGTCATATGATTTTACTTATGTGTCtctgaaattatttgtttacatGTGGATTGATGCATTTATCGACCTTACTGTGTTTTTTAACGTGAAATTATTCaagtattaaaaatacaaaactgGATCTCCATAGGTTACTTATTTATGTTAGAAGTAAGTTGATGCTAGTCATAAAAATCCAATGATAGATCATAGGCAACATGCAAACACAATGGTGAATTCTTTAAGAATGGCTATGATTTGCTTATGCATGATATTAGGTATCTCTGTGAATCTAACTggcattttatatatattctggtGTTGAGTTCTGTTCTCTGTGTTGTAGAAGTGGAAAATCTCATGCTTTCGGCATGAAGAGTTTCCATCTGGAACTCCAAATCCAGAGTCTGCTGAGGAGCTTCTGCATGAGTCAGAGAAGGCAGATGTTAATAGAACAAGTTCTGAAAGAAGAAATTGGGCGACAACTCTTAGAGAGGTTAGAATGCATTTCCCTGTCTGATGGTTCTTGAAGGTAGTCGTCTGGTGTCTGTTGTTGATGATGACACGTTGGTAGGATGGATGTGTAATATCCTAACATATGTAGCAGCCTGATCTTACTCTTACCTGGTCATGTTGCAAAATGAGTAACTATTTCTCATTATGTAGAaggataaaatattagttgataTGAATTCTTCTTACGGATcagataatttcttttattgtaaCTCTTTTAGAGAAAACTCATATAGCCACTCTGCTGAGGTTAGAAAATATGACTGTTGCTGGAAGGCTTCGCGGATCAGTATTTTTTTGCATGAAGAATCATATAACATTgtcattttccttttcctaTCTTCCTAAGCAAATGGAAAAGGATATAATGAAATTCTGCAGCATTTTTTGCAAGGTCTAGTGTTAAAAATTTGGACCTTATTTCCACTTTGAAATTGAATAGTACATCACTACCCACAAATGTATGTTTTATGGAATATTTGGACGGGGAGCTTCAAGATGATCAACTTAACATGTGAAAAAGAACACATTAGAtgaatacaaaaaaagaaaaagagtttcCAAAACTCCTTATgctaaaattctatttttgaaTGCCGCGTACATAATACTACAAGGGATGTCCAAATATAATAAGAGTGTAAGCGATGGATATATCAAAGaagtatttatcaaatttgtttttcaGGTTGTGGGTGCTCTGTTTAGAGTAATTGGGAGACCGTGGACTGTACCATGGACTGCAGAGACCATCCTACAGGTAAGGTTCCTCttataaatgacataaatCTAAGTTTATGAAACCCTTTTTGCCAGAAATTTGTAAAAGTAGTATAAACTCATTTGAATGTTAGTGTCaagtgaaagaagaaaaaatggtgatactaacatatttttttcactttgtttaaaattatggtGATGTAGGTAACACTCCTTTGGATTGTGTCATTCTGGTTTGTGGGATCATGGATGATCCCCTTTGGAGCTCATGTTGTTGGCTTCAGTAGGGAATCACTAACTTTTAGAGGACAAGCTTTCTTCAGCCTTCTAACAGATGTAACTGAAGGCCTTGCTGGAATTTTAATTCTTCACCGCTGTTTGTCTCGGTTTCGTCCCCTTCCATCTGATTGGTTCAAATTTAGCCTAAAAGGCAATTGGCTGGTCGATGTCTTGCTTGGATGTCTCATGTTTCCATTAGTCAACTGTCTCTCACAATTCAACCTGGATTTGCTGCCTGTCTTACCTTCTACTCCTGTCGCTCTCTCCAGCGTAGAGCAGTCAATCTTAGCACGGGATCCTATTGCAATGGCTCTTTACGCACTTGTACTTGTTGTCTGTGCTCCTCTGTGGGAGGAGATTGTATTCCGTGGTTTTCTTCTGCCGTCGTTGACTAAATACATGCCTGTGTGGTGCTCAATCTTAGTCAGCTCAGTTGCCTTTGCGTTGGCACATTTTAATGTACAAAGGATGTTACCACTAATTTTTCTTGGGGTCGTGATGGGTGTAACTTATGCGAGATCGAGGAATCTGTTGCCATCCATGCTCTTGCACAGCCTGTGGAACGGCTTCgtatttttggatttgatgaaatgaaataCCTGTATTCTTTTCACATACTAGTTCATAATCTGTAGCCTGTTGACCTCGAAATCCCAAGCAGAGATGGAAGAATAGGGCAGAGACAGTATTATTACACAAGCGATAGTCAAATCCTTGATCGGGTAGAATCAGTCCTGCATAATATGTTGCATGAAACAACCTGGCCATTTCGTTTCTTGGCCCAGTTGAGGAATGGGAACCAACAGAAATTTACATGAGGTTGTAATCTGCATGTTGTAATATTGAATAGGTCAATCATCTGTAGTGCAAGTTGTAAATTTTACTAGAAACTCCGAGTTATGGAACAATGAACGAATGTTCCTCAAATTCCTCTCGTTCTCCTTATGTCTTAAAATTCTTCTGTaggcaaagagaaaaggaaagccACACGATTTAGACTTTCCAAGCTTCTTTTAATCACGTCTGGCTTCTTTAGCTCATACAATCGGACAAATCAATGAAAAACCG includes:
- the LOC105164040 gene encoding uncharacterized protein LOC105164040, whose amino-acid sequence is MISICLSVPKFRAFTSQSQTNLMLSSNCIHSLPLRPHLSASSPGFSPSRFTSKSPFAPALTFRVLETHHRFSTKKWKISCFRHEEFPSGTPNPESAEELLHESEKADVNRTSSERRNWATTLREVVGALFRVIGRPWTVPWTAETILQVTLLWIVSFWFVGSWMIPFGAHVVGFSRESLTFRGQAFFSLLTDVTEGLAGILILHRCLSRFRPLPSDWFKFSLKGNWLVDVLLGCLMFPLVNCLSQFNLDLLPVLPSTPVALSSVEQSILARDPIAMALYALVLVVCAPLWEEIVFRGFLLPSLTKYMPVWCSILVSSVAFALAHFNVQRMLPLIFLGVVMGVTYARSRNLLPSMLLHSLWNGFVFLDLMK
- the LOC105164039 gene encoding calcium-dependent protein kinase 1, which gives rise to MGNNGSTSDGPPSSRRPFTGGTGRVLGRPMSDVHSAYTFGRELGRGQFGVTHLVTHRVTCQTFACKSIATRKLVILDDVRREVQIMHHLAGHRNIVELKEVFEDRNYVHLVMELCAGGELFDRIIAKGHYSERAAAGLCRQIVTLVHTCHSMGVMHRDLKPENFLFWSTDEDSPLKATDFGLSVFFKPGDVFRDLVGSAYYVAPEVLRREYGAEADIWSAGVMLYILLSGFPPFRGANERGIFLAVLRGHLNFASDPWPSISSSAKDLVKKMLHTDPKERPTAVEVLNHPWMREDGDASDKPLDVAVLTRMKQFVAVNKFKQVALKVIAENLSEEEIIGLKEMFKSLDTDNSGTITYEELKTALPKLGTKFSESVVRQLIEAADVDGNGTIDYIEFITATMNMSRVEREDRLDKAFEYFDKDKSGYITMEELEHALNEYNMGDAKTMKEILAEVDTDHDGKINYDEFVAMMRKGNPDLGHE